The following proteins come from a genomic window of Thermoanaerobaculia bacterium:
- a CDS encoding SPASM domain-containing protein → MGKERTGPARWVFEARQALADHRFRVRQAGELPAPAPREQGDASAPLICKAVFEEVCVLANGDVVCSCADSVGLRVYGNIRKQPLGEILAGPMFREIREWQLASRPDRWCPAISGDCPLRVHRATPLDTVEGHLPRMLQLEPTSHCNLKCPACPVTEFGTDPRYTADRTGSLTLAEMIAIFEQLPSLEKVLFYNYGEAFLHADALPLLRWLRQNRPQLAIHISTNALALTAARVREVVAERLVDRMLFAIDGARAESYARYRVGGKLDKALGAMRQMVAEANAAGTRDRFEIWWQYILFEWNDSDEELAEAREIAAGIGVPIEWVVTHTPGASQRYLPGSEALAALVGGERAFRALSCDLKGAEIVRAGGYEALRHRAGIRPRITALRGRPGERVLLPVTVRHEGLAVWGGPGAGSFRLGVRLLDGDGRVLGELRGVQIPPGVLPGAELTFFVEVDLPQSLGAFHLLLDLVEEGVCWFSERGGSPAICDLAVIAAAEATLRPPDLVEPALAALASAVANADLSEARAKLASGGAVEDLLVLLRSRDTLPLTAELDLRSRLGAAVGPGEPNARQLQAAR, encoded by the coding sequence ATGGGCAAGGAGAGGACGGGGCCGGCGCGCTGGGTGTTCGAAGCCCGACAGGCGCTGGCGGACCATCGCTTCCGGGTGCGTCAGGCCGGCGAACTGCCGGCGCCGGCGCCGCGCGAGCAGGGCGACGCGAGCGCGCCGCTCATCTGCAAGGCAGTTTTCGAAGAGGTCTGCGTGCTCGCCAACGGCGACGTCGTCTGTTCGTGCGCCGACTCGGTTGGGCTGCGGGTCTACGGCAATATCCGAAAGCAGCCACTCGGGGAGATCCTGGCTGGGCCGATGTTCCGCGAGATCCGCGAGTGGCAGCTCGCCTCGCGGCCGGACCGCTGGTGCCCGGCGATCTCCGGCGACTGCCCGCTGCGCGTCCACCGCGCGACGCCGCTCGATACGGTGGAGGGCCATCTGCCGCGCATGCTGCAGCTCGAGCCGACGTCGCACTGCAATTTGAAGTGCCCCGCCTGCCCGGTCACCGAGTTCGGCACGGACCCGCGCTACACCGCGGACCGGACCGGGTCGCTGACCCTCGCCGAGATGATCGCCATCTTCGAGCAGCTCCCGTCGCTCGAGAAGGTCCTGTTCTACAACTACGGCGAAGCGTTCCTGCACGCCGACGCGCTGCCGCTCCTGCGCTGGCTGCGGCAGAACCGGCCGCAGCTCGCGATCCACATCAGCACCAACGCTCTGGCGCTCACCGCGGCGCGGGTGCGCGAAGTCGTCGCCGAGCGCCTGGTCGACCGGATGCTGTTCGCGATCGACGGCGCCCGCGCCGAGAGCTACGCTCGCTACCGCGTCGGCGGCAAGCTCGACAAGGCGCTCGGCGCGATGCGCCAGATGGTCGCCGAAGCGAACGCCGCCGGAACGCGCGACCGTTTCGAGATCTGGTGGCAGTACATCCTGTTCGAATGGAACGACTCCGACGAAGAGCTCGCGGAGGCGCGCGAGATCGCCGCCGGCATCGGCGTGCCGATCGAGTGGGTGGTGACCCACACACCCGGGGCCTCGCAGCGCTATCTCCCGGGGAGCGAGGCGCTGGCGGCGCTGGTCGGTGGCGAGCGTGCCTTCCGGGCGCTCTCCTGCGACTTGAAGGGCGCCGAGATCGTCCGCGCCGGCGGCTACGAGGCGCTGCGCCACCGCGCCGGAATCCGGCCGCGGATCACGGCTCTGCGCGGACGCCCGGGCGAACGGGTCCTTCTGCCAGTGACGGTGCGCCATGAAGGGCTCGCGGTCTGGGGCGGCCCCGGCGCCGGCTCGTTCCGCCTCGGCGTGCGGCTTCTCGACGGCGACGGCAGGGTTCTGGGCGAGCTCAGAGGCGTGCAGATTCCGCCTGGCGTACTGCCGGGAGCCGAGCTCACCTTCTTCGTGGAGGTCGACCTGCCGCAGTCGCTCGGCGCCTTCCACCTGCTGCTCGACCTGGTCGAGGAGGGCGTCTGCTGGTTCTCCGAGCGCGGTGGGAGCCCGGCGATCTGCGATCTCGCCGTCATCGCGGCGGCCGAAGCGACTCTCCGCCCGCCCGACCTCGTCGAACCGGCCCTCGCCGCCCTGGCGAGCGCGGTGGCGAACGCCGATCTCTCCGAAGCGCGCGCCAAGCTCGCCTCGGGCGGCGCCGTGGAAGACCTCCTCGTGCTCCTGCGCAGCCGCGACACCCTGCCCCTCACCGCCGAGCTCGACCTGCGCTCCCGGCTCGGGGCGGCTGTCGGCCCCGGTGAGCCGAACGCGCGCCAGCTGCAGGCAGCGAGGTAG
- a CDS encoding isoprenylcysteine carboxylmethyltransferase family protein — protein sequence MRTANRSFSRTRFAGFYFLFQGLLVGAWWILLWALPESRADFRPPGASEVELLAFAAPDLFLLVLGSVAAGGLALTQSSWAMPLGWLVAGAMDYATLYCIAWAALRGGGWVSVVAMAPAALLSTIAALDGSAGVVPIFRRATPASPTRNVAATAGQILVFWTFFLLFVPAGIAHVERALGVPPLAFPGRDVAGWLLLTLASLLGLASGWALAAHGRGTPLPMDATNRLVTNGPYGHLRNPMVVAGLAQGAASGLLFGSYAVVAYVLTGGLIWQALVRPAEEDELATKFGAEFDNYRAAVRCWIPMTRRYLPPS from the coding sequence ATGCGGACAGCGAATCGCTCCTTTTCCCGCACTCGGTTCGCCGGTTTCTATTTCCTGTTTCAAGGCCTCCTGGTCGGCGCCTGGTGGATCCTACTCTGGGCGCTCCCGGAGTCGAGGGCCGACTTTCGGCCGCCCGGGGCCTCCGAGGTCGAGCTCCTCGCCTTCGCGGCTCCCGATCTTTTCCTGCTCGTCCTCGGCTCGGTTGCGGCCGGCGGGCTCGCGCTCACGCAGTCGAGTTGGGCCATGCCCCTGGGCTGGCTCGTGGCCGGCGCGATGGACTACGCGACCCTCTACTGCATCGCCTGGGCGGCGCTGCGCGGCGGAGGATGGGTGAGCGTCGTCGCGATGGCTCCGGCTGCGCTCCTGTCCACCATCGCCGCGCTCGATGGCAGCGCCGGCGTCGTGCCCATCTTCCGCCGGGCGACGCCGGCCTCGCCGACGCGGAACGTCGCGGCTACCGCAGGGCAGATTCTGGTGTTCTGGACGTTCTTTCTCCTGTTCGTCCCGGCCGGTATCGCCCATGTCGAGCGCGCACTCGGGGTGCCGCCGCTGGCTTTCCCTGGACGGGATGTTGCGGGTTGGCTACTCCTGACGCTGGCGAGTCTTCTCGGCCTCGCGAGCGGCTGGGCCCTCGCAGCGCACGGTCGGGGCACACCGCTTCCGATGGACGCCACGAATCGTCTGGTGACGAACGGCCCCTACGGCCACCTGAGAAATCCGATGGTGGTCGCGGGACTGGCTCAGGGAGCGGCTTCGGGCCTGCTCTTCGGGTCGTATGCCGTCGTCGCCTACGTCTTGACCGGAGGCCTCATCTGGCAAGCTCTGGTGCGTCCGGCCGAGGAAGACGAACTGGCGACGAAGTTCGGTGCCGAGTTCGATAACTACCGCGCCGCGGTGCGGTGCTGGATTCCGATGACCCGTCGCTACTTGCCCCCCTCCTGA
- a CDS encoding class I SAM-dependent methyltransferase: MSDIPAASSVSGSADPRVAQRWDETACVRARNPLQGWLDSQLLFGEVFQARLSGAPHRNWLEGLMTRGGVPKGGRWASLGCGAAGEEMGAARLGLFESLVGFDASPASLELARRSTAAEGLHQLTFEPIDLDDFTLPPGAFDVILMNMALHHVRELPAGLEAVRRGLAPGGALLLNEFVGPRQFQYPEAQVETVRALLAALPESLRRDTANGVLKRDYAVWPVEFWNRVDPSEAIRSDLILSEVERRFEITVRVDYGGTILNLLLENIIHNFDSEDEKDAAILRLLAAFEAVLVDSGFLDSDFTALVARPLAHDREVPPGGFAPPIRLGAAAPAAPRGAGAAAREIAALRAELATMRSSRGWRWLQALRGLVGRRW; the protein is encoded by the coding sequence GTGTCCGACATCCCTGCAGCCTCCTCGGTCTCCGGCAGCGCGGACCCGCGCGTCGCGCAACGCTGGGACGAGACGGCCTGCGTCCGGGCGCGGAACCCCCTCCAGGGCTGGCTCGATTCGCAGCTTCTCTTCGGCGAGGTGTTCCAGGCCCGCCTGTCGGGAGCGCCGCACCGGAACTGGCTCGAAGGGCTGATGACGCGCGGCGGCGTCCCCAAAGGAGGGCGGTGGGCGAGTCTGGGGTGCGGCGCCGCCGGGGAGGAGATGGGCGCGGCACGTCTCGGGCTCTTCGAATCGCTCGTCGGCTTCGATGCCTCGCCGGCGTCGCTCGAGCTCGCCCGGCGATCGACGGCGGCGGAGGGCCTCCACCAGCTCACTTTCGAACCGATCGACCTCGACGACTTCACCCTGCCTCCCGGCGCCTTCGACGTCATCCTGATGAACATGGCGCTGCATCACGTGCGCGAGCTCCCGGCGGGGCTCGAGGCCGTCCGCCGCGGGCTCGCGCCGGGAGGGGCCCTCCTGCTCAATGAATTCGTCGGACCGCGCCAGTTCCAGTATCCCGAAGCGCAGGTCGAGACCGTCCGCGCCCTGCTCGCGGCGCTGCCGGAGTCGCTACGCCGGGATACGGCGAACGGCGTCCTGAAGCGCGACTATGCCGTCTGGCCGGTCGAGTTCTGGAACCGGGTCGACCCGTCGGAGGCGATCCGGTCCGATCTCATCCTGTCCGAGGTCGAGCGGCGATTCGAGATCACGGTCCGCGTCGACTACGGCGGGACGATCCTCAACCTGCTGCTCGAGAACATCATCCACAACTTCGACTCCGAGGACGAGAAGGACGCCGCGATCCTCCGCCTCCTCGCCGCCTTCGAGGCCGTGCTCGTCGATTCCGGCTTCCTCGACAGCGACTTCACCGCCCTCGTCGCGCGGCCGCTCGCCCACGATCGCGAGGTGCCGCCGGGCGGATTCGCGCCGCCGATTCGCCTCGGCGCGGCCGCCCCCGCCGCGCCCCGCGGCGCTGGCGCCGCCGCCCGGGAGATCGCCGCCCTGCGAGCGGAGCTCGCGACGATGCGCTCGTCCCGAGGCTGGCGGTGGCTGCAGGCGCTGCGCGGCCTCGTCGGCCGGCGCTGGTAA
- a CDS encoding protein-L-isoaspartate(D-aspartate) O-methyltransferase, whose product MRRQQMVEVVRDRGVSDARVLDAMGQVPRHLFVPEKVRPQAYEDFPLPIGSQQTISQPYIVALMTSLLDLKGGERVLEIGTGSGYQAAVLSKVAGEVYTIEILGALSEGARKAIDGLGYDNIHFRVGDGYAGWPEAAPFDGILVTAAPEKVPQPLLDQLKVGGKLVIPVGSFFQDLLVYTRTANGIERKNVAPVRFVPMTGEAQKPPPR is encoded by the coding sequence ATGCGAAGGCAGCAGATGGTCGAGGTCGTGCGCGACCGCGGCGTCTCCGACGCCCGGGTGCTCGACGCCATGGGGCAGGTGCCGCGCCACCTCTTCGTCCCCGAGAAGGTACGGCCGCAGGCCTACGAGGACTTTCCGCTGCCGATCGGCTCGCAGCAGACGATCTCCCAGCCCTACATCGTGGCCCTCATGACCTCTCTCCTCGACCTCAAGGGCGGCGAGCGGGTCCTCGAGATCGGCACCGGCTCGGGCTACCAGGCGGCGGTGCTCTCCAAGGTGGCTGGCGAGGTCTACACCATCGAGATCCTCGGCGCGCTCTCGGAGGGCGCCCGCAAGGCGATCGACGGGCTCGGCTACGACAACATCCACTTCCGCGTCGGAGACGGCTATGCCGGCTGGCCGGAAGCGGCCCCGTTCGACGGTATCCTGGTCACCGCGGCGCCGGAGAAGGTCCCCCAGCCCCTCCTCGATCAACTGAAAGTCGGCGGCAAGCTGGTGATTCCGGTCGGCTCGTTCTTCCAGGACCTGCTGGTCTACACCCGCACGGCCAACGGGATCGAGAGGAAGAACGTCGCCCCGGTGCGCTTCGTGCCGATGACCGGCGAGGCGCAGAAGCCGCCGCCGAGATAG
- a CDS encoding SpoIIE family protein phosphatase: MNAGGPTSTAANRRALDDLEEALLALARREPQGRQLTEQLLALLDRATGSGGAALYLKSDRGFRREIATPGSAHEELLTVAPVDGPGQLTFCGGLVRWNGATVEPGVATPALLLALVTAARELVLRGQLKRQDFEAKSRGVQLEALYDVGLAIASTLDFERLCEEILMRAVSLSDARRGALYLMQSGRFDLHRVFGGDAQARLDPQEDETRELLAGVSRPTCCVLPGALHVLGVPIAVDGLPKGLLVIGDKESRQGVGPFSPADRRTLDLLANQAAIALENADLHRQALEKERLEREIELASEIQRQILPKGTPEIAGYELAGWNRPAKHIGGDYYDFFPFDKGRSWGLVLGDVSGKGVPAALLVSTLHSALRLLLDRLELGSDLFSRLNDHILASSAANKFITLLAARLDTATGVLHYLNAGHNPGIIVHCRGGVEQMGPGGLPLGLLPGVSCRTEQATIEPGDLLCFYSDGITEAVGPDDVEFGFDRLADLLADACEAPLGDIIRRIDLEVSAHAGTLPQGDDQTVLLLRRSALTS, encoded by the coding sequence GTGAACGCCGGCGGACCTACTTCAACCGCCGCGAACCGGCGGGCGCTGGACGATCTGGAAGAAGCCCTTCTCGCCCTGGCGCGCCGCGAACCTCAGGGGCGGCAACTCACCGAACAACTGCTGGCGCTGCTCGACCGTGCGACCGGTTCGGGCGGAGCGGCGCTCTATCTGAAGAGCGACCGCGGTTTCCGCCGCGAGATCGCGACCCCGGGCTCGGCACACGAGGAGCTGCTCACCGTGGCGCCGGTCGACGGCCCCGGGCAACTCACTTTCTGCGGCGGTCTGGTGCGCTGGAACGGCGCGACGGTGGAGCCCGGGGTGGCGACGCCGGCGCTCCTCCTCGCGCTGGTCACGGCGGCGCGCGAGCTCGTGCTGCGTGGCCAGCTCAAGCGGCAGGATTTCGAGGCCAAGTCGCGCGGCGTGCAGCTCGAGGCGCTCTACGACGTCGGATTGGCCATCGCCTCGACGCTCGACTTCGAGCGCCTGTGCGAGGAGATCCTCATGCGCGCCGTCTCGCTCTCCGATGCGCGGCGCGGCGCGCTCTATCTCATGCAGAGCGGCCGGTTCGACCTGCATCGCGTCTTCGGCGGCGACGCCCAGGCGCGGCTCGACCCGCAGGAGGACGAGACCCGGGAGCTCCTGGCCGGCGTCTCCCGCCCGACCTGTTGCGTCCTGCCGGGGGCGCTGCACGTCCTGGGCGTGCCGATCGCCGTGGACGGCCTGCCCAAGGGCCTGCTGGTGATCGGCGACAAGGAGAGCCGACAGGGCGTCGGCCCGTTCTCACCCGCCGACCGCCGGACCCTCGATCTGCTCGCCAACCAGGCGGCGATCGCGCTCGAGAACGCGGACCTCCACCGCCAGGCGCTCGAGAAGGAGCGCCTCGAGCGCGAGATCGAGCTCGCCTCCGAGATCCAGCGGCAGATTCTGCCGAAAGGGACCCCCGAGATCGCGGGCTACGAGCTCGCCGGGTGGAACCGTCCGGCGAAGCACATCGGCGGTGACTACTACGATTTCTTCCCGTTCGACAAAGGCCGCAGCTGGGGGCTGGTGCTGGGGGACGTCTCCGGCAAGGGCGTGCCGGCGGCGCTCCTGGTCTCGACGCTGCACTCGGCGCTGCGGCTGCTGCTCGATCGCCTGGAGCTCGGCTCGGATCTCTTCTCGCGCCTGAACGACCACATCCTCGCCTCCTCGGCGGCGAACAAGTTCATCACGCTGCTCGCCGCGCGCTTGGACACCGCGACCGGCGTGCTCCACTACCTGAACGCCGGACACAATCCAGGCATCATCGTGCACTGTCGCGGAGGGGTCGAGCAGATGGGGCCCGGAGGCCTGCCCCTGGGGCTCCTGCCGGGAGTCTCCTGCCGCACGGAGCAGGCGACGATCGAGCCCGGGGACCTCCTCTGCTTCTACAGCGACGGCATCACCGAAGCGGTCGGACCGGACGACGTGGAGTTCGGCTTCGACCGTCTCGCGGACCTCCTGGCGGACGCCTGCGAAGCGCCCCTCGGCGACATCATCCGGCGCATCGACCTCGAGGTCAGCGCCCACGCCGGCACCCTCCCGCAGGGCGACGACCAGACCGTCCTGCTGCTGCGCCGCAGCGCCCTTACTTCCTGA
- a CDS encoding STAS domain-containing protein, whose translation MTEALKLTIDRRDALAVIQTEGYINNQGGEEIARAAYELLESGYTLLLLDLTGTKIINSIGISILIEIIEKMLEVQGKLAFCSLTPTIEKTFHIMGLAQYASIYPDQQTAVTQLKP comes from the coding sequence ATGACCGAAGCGCTCAAACTGACCATCGATCGCCGCGACGCTCTCGCCGTGATTCAGACCGAGGGCTACATCAACAACCAGGGCGGCGAGGAGATCGCTCGCGCCGCGTACGAGTTGCTGGAATCGGGCTACACGCTGCTCCTGCTCGATCTCACCGGGACGAAGATCATCAACTCGATCGGCATCTCGATCCTCATCGAGATCATCGAAAAGATGCTGGAAGTCCAGGGCAAGCTCGCATTCTGCTCGCTGACGCCGACGATCGAGAAGACCTTCCACATCATGGGACTCGCCCAGTACGCCTCGATCTACCCCGACCAGCAGACCGCGGTGACGCAGCTCAAGCCGTGA
- a CDS encoding ATP-binding protein produces MSGRSRLREVKLTLPMAPDMEVVASQAASSLAAFIGMSPDRVDEVRLAVVEACINAFEHSHSSERKVEITFCLIGDKEPDCLEISVHDRGVGFAFSEVEEPRIEAKLKGSRKRGWGLKIIQGLMDEVRILSGNEGTTVVMSKSR; encoded by the coding sequence ATGTCTGGACGGTCCCGGCTGCGGGAGGTCAAGTTGACGCTCCCCATGGCGCCTGACATGGAGGTCGTGGCCAGTCAGGCCGCGAGCTCCCTGGCGGCGTTCATCGGCATGAGCCCGGACCGGGTCGACGAGGTTCGACTGGCCGTCGTCGAGGCCTGCATCAACGCCTTCGAGCACAGCCACTCCTCAGAGCGCAAGGTGGAGATCACGTTTTGCCTCATCGGCGACAAAGAGCCGGACTGCCTCGAGATCAGCGTCCACGACCGCGGTGTCGGTTTCGCCTTTTCCGAGGTGGAGGAGCCGAGGATCGAGGCCAAGCTCAAGGGCTCGCGCAAGCGCGGCTGGGGCCTTAAGATCATCCAGGGGCTGATGGACGAAGTTCGGATCCTCTCGGGCAACGAGGGCACCACCGTAGTCATGAGCAAGTCACGCTAG
- a CDS encoding sigma 54-interacting transcriptional regulator — protein sequence MTGAASFADRRRLLQLETLYDLALKLHAERQEQELLDELLERVCAVLDPAVAVAVTREAAAGSRALAVVGWPDARPSGTEFLAQPLWRELLSEGQTLLRRQGVFAGVPFRELIATPLGYRGVFLGYLALLDKEERGGGEGGFSPEDRRFLESVAALAGVALDGARQIERLETQSERLAEENKVLRGQLASELDGQGIVAASPGMRRVLELVERVAPRSVNVLVRGESGTGKELIAKLLHHLSGRSGSLVAINCGALPESLLESELFGIEGGVATGVTARRGKFELADGGTLFLDEIGDMAPALQVKLLRALQEREIVRLGGERPIPVDARLVAATHRSLEELVAEGSFREDLYYRIKGVELELPPLRQRREEIPLLVRHFVEQFCHREGIPVPQISREALALLLDYDYPGNVRELENLIAGAVSLADGTIEAALVRSLLGSENRGAGPEALDLGAVERRHIERVLKLASGNRSAAAKLLGVDRRTLHRKGF from the coding sequence ATGACCGGAGCCGCGAGCTTTGCCGACCGGCGGCGACTGCTGCAGCTCGAGACGCTCTACGACCTGGCGCTCAAGCTCCACGCCGAGCGCCAGGAGCAGGAGCTCCTCGACGAGCTCCTCGAGCGCGTGTGTGCCGTCCTCGACCCGGCGGTCGCAGTGGCGGTGACGCGTGAAGCGGCGGCCGGCAGCCGCGCCCTCGCCGTCGTCGGCTGGCCCGATGCCCGGCCTTCTGGTACCGAATTTCTGGCGCAGCCGCTCTGGCGCGAGCTGCTTTCGGAAGGGCAGACCCTCCTGCGGCGGCAGGGTGTGTTCGCGGGCGTTCCCTTCCGTGAGCTCATCGCGACACCGCTCGGCTACCGCGGCGTCTTTCTCGGCTACCTGGCGCTCCTCGACAAGGAGGAGCGTGGCGGCGGGGAGGGAGGCTTCTCGCCCGAGGACCGGCGCTTCCTGGAGTCGGTCGCCGCTCTCGCCGGCGTGGCGCTCGATGGCGCCCGGCAGATCGAGCGTCTGGAGACGCAGAGCGAGCGTCTGGCCGAGGAGAACAAGGTGCTGCGCGGGCAGCTCGCTTCGGAGCTCGACGGCCAGGGGATCGTCGCCGCGTCGCCCGGCATGCGCCGGGTGCTCGAGCTGGTCGAGCGCGTCGCACCGCGCAGCGTCAACGTCCTGGTGCGCGGCGAGAGCGGCACCGGCAAGGAGCTGATCGCGAAGCTCCTGCATCACCTCTCCGGCCGCTCCGGCTCGCTCGTCGCCATCAACTGCGGCGCCCTGCCGGAGTCGCTCCTCGAGAGCGAGCTCTTCGGCATCGAGGGCGGCGTCGCGACCGGAGTCACGGCGCGCCGCGGCAAGTTCGAGCTCGCCGACGGGGGGACGCTCTTTCTCGACGAGATCGGCGATATGGCGCCGGCGCTGCAGGTCAAGCTCCTGCGTGCGCTGCAGGAGCGCGAGATCGTCCGTCTGGGCGGCGAGCGTCCCATCCCGGTGGATGCACGGCTGGTGGCGGCGACGCACCGCAGTCTCGAAGAGCTCGTCGCCGAGGGGAGCTTTCGCGAGGACCTCTACTACCGCATCAAGGGCGTCGAGCTCGAGCTGCCCCCGCTGCGCCAGCGGCGCGAGGAGATCCCCCTCCTGGTGCGCCATTTCGTCGAGCAGTTCTGCCACCGCGAGGGGATCCCGGTGCCGCAGATCTCCCGCGAGGCGCTCGCCCTGCTCCTCGACTACGACTACCCCGGAAACGTCCGCGAGCTCGAGAATCTGATCGCCGGCGCGGTTTCGCTCGCCGACGGGACGATCGAGGCGGCGCTCGTGCGCTCTCTTCTCGGCAGCGAGAACCGCGGGGCGGGTCCCGAAGCGCTCGATCTGGGAGCGGTCGAACGGCGGCACATCGAGCGCGTGCTCAAGCTGGCGAGTGGCAACCGGAGCGCCGCGGCGAAGCTCCTCGGCGTCGATCGCCGGACGCTGCACCGCAAGGGTTTCTGA
- a CDS encoding SpoIIE family protein phosphatase translates to MRGRLAHSATLRLIHLVTERLARTLDFDAALAALLEGATDLLGVERGSILILDAERKTLSIRSAKGLSEAVVRSTRIVLGTGIAGEVAATGKPLVLQDVREHPGWRRRRATAHTSDYANHSALCVPLEIRGAVQGVMTFNDKRDGRPFDGTDLDFALLIANQAAVVLWSSMLHRQFLDKQEIEQELAIAGAIQGRLLPQGVPQLAGFRFAAAQKMCRSVGGDYYDFIPLADGRLAIAIGDVAGHGLGSALLAADARAALRECLAHGDSLEACLQHMNDLLQADTSDEMYMTLLLGILDPEGRLFEFATAGHHMPVLVRRDRVERLPPVGSNIPLGVRRGLRFGLEAPLRLEPSDLLLLFTDGVWEETDAAGRRFGTSGLEAVLMKSRKRSESEVVAAIFASVAAHRASPEPEDDCTLVVVKCVGERRAEEA, encoded by the coding sequence GTGCGCGGACGCCTGGCGCACTCCGCGACCCTGCGCCTCATCCACCTGGTCACCGAACGCCTGGCGCGCACCCTGGATTTCGACGCAGCGCTCGCGGCGCTCCTCGAGGGCGCGACCGACCTCCTCGGCGTCGAGCGCGGCTCGATCCTGATCCTGGACGCGGAGAGAAAGACGCTCTCGATCCGCAGCGCGAAGGGACTCTCCGAAGCGGTGGTGCGCTCGACGCGGATCGTCCTCGGCACGGGGATCGCCGGCGAGGTCGCGGCGACCGGCAAGCCGCTCGTGCTGCAGGACGTTCGCGAGCATCCCGGATGGCGGCGCCGGCGCGCGACGGCGCACACCAGCGACTACGCGAATCACTCGGCCCTGTGCGTCCCGCTCGAGATCCGCGGCGCCGTCCAGGGGGTGATGACCTTCAACGACAAGCGGGACGGCCGACCTTTCGACGGCACGGATCTCGACTTCGCCCTGTTGATCGCCAATCAGGCGGCCGTGGTGCTGTGGAGCTCCATGCTGCACAGGCAGTTCCTGGACAAACAGGAGATCGAGCAGGAGCTCGCGATTGCCGGCGCCATCCAGGGTCGCCTGCTGCCGCAGGGCGTGCCGCAGCTGGCCGGTTTCCGTTTCGCTGCGGCCCAGAAGATGTGCCGCAGCGTAGGCGGCGACTACTACGACTTCATCCCGCTCGCCGACGGCCGGCTGGCGATCGCGATCGGCGACGTCGCGGGGCATGGCCTCGGGTCGGCCTTGCTCGCCGCCGACGCGCGCGCGGCGTTGCGTGAGTGCCTCGCGCACGGCGACTCGCTGGAGGCCTGTCTTCAGCACATGAACGACCTGTTGCAGGCCGACACCTCGGACGAGATGTACATGACGCTCCTGCTGGGCATTCTCGATCCCGAAGGACGGCTCTTCGAGTTCGCCACGGCCGGCCACCACATGCCGGTGCTGGTGCGTCGGGATCGCGTCGAACGCCTGCCGCCGGTGGGCTCGAACATCCCGCTCGGCGTGCGTCGCGGGCTGCGCTTCGGGCTCGAGGCGCCGCTGCGGCTCGAGCCCAGCGACCTGCTGCTGTTGTTCACCGACGGCGTCTGGGAGGAGACCGACGCGGCGGGGCGGCGATTCGGGACATCGGGCCTCGAAGCGGTCCTCATGAAGAGCCGGAAGCGCTCCGAGAGCGAGGTCGTCGCCGCGATCTTCGCCAGTGTCGCGGCGCACCGGGCGAGCCCCGAACCCGAAGACGACTGCACTCTCGTGGTCGTCAAGTGCGTCGGGGAGCGGCGGGCGGAAGAGGCGTAG